In the Staphylococcus sp. IVB6240 genome, one interval contains:
- a CDS encoding PTS sugar transporter subunit IIC — translation MIFTLFTYKAPNGMRAMGALANAAIATFLVEAFNKYVGGEVLGIKFLGELGDAAGGLGGVAAAGLTALAIGVSPVYALVIAAACGGMDLLPGFFAGYMIGYLMKYTERYVPDGVDLIGAVLIVAPLARLIAAGSTPVVNNTLLKIGDIIQSSTDTNPIVMGIILGGIITVVGTAPLSSMALTALLGLTGVPMAIGAMAAFSSAFMNGTLFHRLRLGDRKDTISVSIEPLSQADIVSANPIPVYLTNFVGGAAAGLVIALSGMINDATGTATPIAGFLVMFGFNDWTTVVMYGVVMAIIGLISGFLGSIVFKNYPIVTKKDMIARGAADA, via the coding sequence GTGATTTTTACTTTATTCACTTACAAAGCACCAAATGGGATGCGCGCAATGGGGGCGTTGGCTAACGCTGCAATTGCGACTTTTTTAGTTGAAGCATTCAATAAATATGTCGGAGGCGAAGTGTTAGGTATCAAGTTTTTAGGTGAACTTGGGGATGCTGCTGGTGGTCTTGGTGGTGTAGCCGCTGCCGGGTTAACAGCACTTGCGATCGGTGTATCACCTGTATACGCACTTGTAATTGCTGCGGCATGCGGTGGTATGGATTTATTACCTGGTTTCTTTGCAGGTTATATGATTGGTTACTTAATGAAATATACAGAAAGATATGTACCAGATGGTGTGGACTTAATTGGTGCAGTACTTATCGTTGCACCGCTTGCACGTTTGATAGCAGCTGGTTCAACACCAGTCGTGAATAATACACTTTTGAAAATTGGAGATATTATTCAAAGTTCAACAGATACCAATCCAATTGTGATGGGAATTATTCTTGGTGGTATCATTACCGTTGTAGGTACAGCACCACTAAGTTCAATGGCATTAACAGCATTACTTGGCTTAACAGGAGTACCTATGGCAATTGGTGCAATGGCTGCCTTTAGCTCAGCATTTATGAACGGTACACTATTCCATCGTTTACGTCTTGGTGACCGAAAAGATACTATTTCTGTAAGTATTGAGCCATTATCACAAGCTGATATTGTATCAGCGAACCCAATTCCAGTTTATTTAACAAACTTTGTGGGTGGTGCAGCAGCTGGGCTTGTTATTGCATTGTCAGGTATGATTAATGATGCAACAGGAACAGCAACACCGATTGCAGGTTTTCTCGTGATGTTTGGTTTTAATGACTGGACGACAGTTGTCATGTATGGTGTCGTTATGGCAATCATAGGACTTATTTCAGGATTTTTAGGTTCTATCGTCTTTAAAAATTATCCGATTGTGACGAAAAAAGACATGATTGCGCGTGGCGCGGCAGATGCATAA
- a CDS encoding MFS transporter translates to MSIKQKSKGDINIFATLNKYRSARTFLIFSIFFYLSMYVSKTVHALWFDENNALAFFGFSYTMMAVAGSLSFFTGKIGDIVSPNFALKIGVIFYSVGLFLRIFTQSMLIAGLSGFIAGLGASLVIISMKFWILSIGTEEDRPAVASIKEISSSIGSTIGTTVSGILVALLAYFFSSPLLCVLILSSVFCLFTALLIPKFPKKEDKENGENNNSEIKSKLKYKPLIVRTIIFGVVAGLSISLINPFVPIILKNQGISISLIGFFMAVISVTAIFATPLFGNKSVNKHKRWIFFVCELLTGLTILLFLQKHLAVIVLVILILRATFQTGSIITQELMELEIYPKEYLGFLFGISQSAFFIGDALGGVMGGYVYDLNIKYALIICSSFFILNSIAFPIFYKYILIKNKERGNVLQ, encoded by the coding sequence ATGTCTATCAAGCAAAAATCTAAGGGGGATATTAACATTTTTGCAACATTAAATAAGTATCGGTCTGCGAGAACTTTTTTGATTTTTAGTATATTTTTCTATCTTTCTATGTATGTTTCTAAAACAGTTCATGCACTTTGGTTTGATGAAAATAACGCTTTAGCTTTTTTTGGTTTTTCATATACTATGATGGCTGTTGCAGGATCCCTTTCTTTTTTTACAGGCAAGATAGGAGATATTGTTTCACCTAATTTTGCATTAAAGATAGGGGTCATATTTTATTCAGTAGGATTATTTTTAAGGATTTTCACTCAATCTATGTTAATAGCTGGACTTTCAGGGTTCATTGCAGGATTGGGAGCATCATTAGTTATTATTTCAATGAAATTTTGGATATTATCCATTGGTACAGAAGAAGATAGACCGGCTGTTGCGTCTATTAAAGAAATAAGTTCAAGTATTGGATCTACTATTGGAACGACGGTTTCTGGTATATTAGTTGCTCTTTTAGCATATTTTTTTAGTTCACCTTTATTATGTGTATTAATACTTTCTTCTGTATTTTGTCTTTTTACAGCTTTATTGATTCCTAAGTTCCCTAAAAAAGAGGATAAAGAAAATGGTGAAAATAATAATTCAGAAATAAAATCTAAATTAAAATATAAACCACTTATAGTAAGAACGATTATCTTTGGAGTGGTAGCAGGTTTGTCTATTAGTTTGATTAACCCTTTTGTTCCTATTATCTTGAAAAATCAAGGTATATCAATTTCATTAATTGGATTTTTTATGGCTGTAATAAGTGTAACAGCAATTTTTGCAACACCACTGTTTGGTAACAAAAGTGTAAATAAGCATAAGCGTTGGATATTTTTTGTCTGTGAGCTATTAACAGGGTTAACCATTTTACTCTTTTTACAGAAACATTTAGCTGTGATTGTTTTGGTTATTTTGATTTTAAGAGCGACATTTCAAACTGGATCAATTATTACTCAAGAATTGATGGAGTTAGAAATTTATCCTAAAGAATATCTAGGGTTTTTATTCGGTATTTCTCAATCAGCATTTTTTATAGGAGATGCTTTAGGGGGTGTCATGGGAGGCTATGTGTATGATTTAAATATTAAATATGCTTTAATCATTTGTTCTTCCTTTTTTATTTTGAATTCTATAGCATTCCCCATTTTTTATAAATATATCTTGATTAAAAATAAGGAGAGGGGAAATGTATTACAGTGA